The sequence below is a genomic window from Rhodococcus sp. 4CII.
GTGCACTTCACCCTGCTGAATCCGGGCCAGACCGTCTCCGACTTCGCGAACGCGGTCACGAGCATGGCGGCGCGGACGATCGTCCACATCGTCACGCACGACGACTGGTTCGCGTCGGACGAATCGTTCCTCGACGTTCTCCGCAAGGTCGCCGACCAGACCTACGACCCGGACGGACCGGACCGCAACATGCAGGTGTCCCAGGAGCAGATGGTCGCAGCGCTGAACTGGGCGATGGGCCCCGGTTCGGACGTGGTGAAGGCGAAGCTGGCGGCGGAGGGTCCCGGGTTCGTGGAGGACGACCGGGACGTCTTCGATCTCGTGATCAAGCCGTACATCTTCCTCGGATTCATCCAGCACCTCTTCTACTGGAACAACAACCCGAACGACCCGTGGTACTGGGAGAGCGAGCGGGTGGTCGACTGGATCACCGCGCTGGCGCGGGAGCAGTAGGCGGCGTCGCCGCCTACGGAAAGGCCCCGCTCCGAACGCTCGGAGCGGGGCCTTTCCGTAGGGATGTCCTACTCGCCGACGGTGACGTCGACGTTGTGCACGCCGGCGCTGGTCGGGCTCACCGTGGCGGTGCCGTTGCCGGAGCTGGACAGTGCGCGCACGGTCCAGTCGCCGGGGGCGGCGAAGAAGCGGAAGTCACCGGTGCCGGAGGCGACGACCTCGGCGGTGAACTCTCCGCCGCCGTCGAGGAGGCGCACGAACGCTCCACCGATCGGCTGGCCGTCAGCGGCGAGAACGCGGCCGGTGATGACCGTTTCCTTCTCGACGTCGACGCCCGCGGGCAGGGTCTGGGTCTGTACTGGTGCTCCACACATGGCTCAGTGAACCTCCAACTCGATGGGTGCGCCGACGAGTGAGCCGTATTCGACCCAGCTGCCGTCGTAATTCTTGACGTCGGACTTGCCGAGGATTTCCTTGAGCACGAACCAGGTGTGGCTGGAGCGCTCGCCGATCCGGCAGTACGCGATGGTGGGCTTGGACTCGTCGTAGCCCTTCTCCGAGTACAGGTTCTCCAGGTCGTCGTCCGACTTGAACGTGCCGTCCTCGTTTGCGGTGGTGCTCCACGGGATGTTGATGGCCGTGGGGATGTGTCCACGCTGCTGCGCCTGCTCCTGCGGCAGGTGCGCGGGAGCGAGGATCTTGCCGGAGAACTCGTCGGGCGAACGCACGTCGACGAGGTTCTTGTTGCCGATGGCGTCGATGACCTCGTCGCGGAACGCGCGGATCGTCAGGTCGGGTGCGTCGGCCTTGTACTGAGTGGCGGCGCGGGTGACGGTCTCCTTGGAGAGGGGGCGCCCGTCGAGTTCCCACTTCTTGCGGCCGCCGTCGATCAGCTTGACGTCCTGGTGGCCGTACAGCTTGAAGTACCAGTACGCGTAGGCCGCGAACCAGTTGTTGTTGCCGCCGTAGAGGACGATGGTGTCGTCGTTGGCGACGCCCTTGGCGGACAGGAGGTCGGAGAACTGCTGCTGGTTCAGGAAGTCCCGACGGACGCCGTCCTGCAGGTCCTTCCGCCAGTCGAGGCGGATGGCGCCTTCGATGTGGCCGCCGTCGTATGCGCTGGTGTCCTCATCCACCTCGACGAAAACGGTCTTGGGGGCGTTGAGGTTCTGCTCAGCCCAGTCGGCGGAGACTAGGACATCGGAGCGAGCCATGGTGTTCCTTTCGATGTGTTCTTACTTCTGTCGGGTGGATCGTGCGGTGGTCGAAGCGTTCAGGCGGGGCGTAGCCGGGCCACGAGCGGATAGATCTGGCAGCCGAGGCAGAAGCCGAACGCGGCGTTGAGGAACGCCGCGAACAGGGCGAACGCGGTGGCAACGGCGCCGACCAGGCCGGAGCCGGTGAGGAAGCCGACGGTGCCGATGGCAGCGAAGACGAAACCGACGAGCTGCGCGAAGCGGAGCGGCGCGGTCGGTTCGCGTTCGCTCACCGGGGCGAGCCGGGGCGCCACGAGGGTGCCGAAGATCTGGCCGTACGGGCTGCGCCGCGGCCCGGTGGCGGCGCCCGCCGCGAAGACGATCGCCTGCAACGCCAGCAGAATCCCTGCTGCGACCAGCGAGAACGTCGACACGACGAGCACTGCGACGAGGACTGCGGTGGTGACCCAGGCGGCGAACCGGGGGCCACGAACGTCGACCTGTGCGGGCTCGAGTGTGGTGGACATGTGAAGTGCTCCTGCGGTGAGTCCTGAATGCTTGCCTGGCGCCGAAGGGCGACGAATGACGTCGTCATCGGGGTTAGATCACGGGCGCGGAGTGCGCGGTGTCAGCAGAAAGCGACAGCCCTGGTGATCAGCAACAGGTACAGCAACAAGCCCCGAGGCGGCACAGGTCTACCGTGCGGCGTCGGGTGAGCATGAGCTCGTGGCTGGATTGCACGACGACGAGTTTACCCGGTTCCTCAGGAATTTGAAGCCGGGGGCCGGGTGAGGGGTCCGAGCGCGGCCCGCAGGTCGGCCGCGGAGGGCACCCCGGACACCCGAAAGCGTTGCTGCAGGTCGGCGTCCAGAATGAATGTGGTCGGCAGCGACAGAACGCCGAGTTCCTTGGCGAGAGTGGGATACTCGTCGATGTCGACTTCCACCTCCATGGGCGGTTCCGGTTCGCCGTCGAGGTCCGCGACGACCTGCCCCACCACTCTGCGCACCGCTGCGCACGGCCCGCACCAGTCGGCGGAAAAGTGGAGAACGGTGGCTGTCCGGGGGTGCTCCGCCGATCCCACCCCGACGCCCGCCTCCTCGAGAAGCCGGCGTCGTTCGTCCGTCACGTCCGCGGTCGTCTCGCCGCTGCCACGGACCTTCCCCTGGCGCCGCTGCCACACGAGGCCGAGCGCGGCAGCTGCGACGAGTGCGATCACCAACAGTGTGATTCCGGTCATCGGCTCTGCAGTTCGTCGAGATCGATCGTGAGGTTGTCGCCGACGCCCTCGATGACGATCTGCGACCCCTCCGCATAGACCTCGGTCGGCTGGACGCCGAACGGCAGTTCCCGGGGGTCGATGGTCCGGGTGAAGAGGCCGAGGATCGCGGGGGCGAGGGGTTCGGGGATGGTGAAGTCGGCGTGGCCCTCGGGCCCGAAATAGAAGTCGCTGGCGACGATCTTCACCTGTCCGCCGTCGAGGACGAGATCGGCCTGCACGCTGACGGTCGTGTCGATGGGCCCGACGGGGACCGTGCCGGTGAGGACGACGCCGCCCGCGGTCGGCATCCCGGATCCGCCGGATCCGCCGGTGCCGTCGGACTTGCTGGCCGGCGGGGCCGATACCTGCAGGTCGGGGATGTCGAGGAACCGTCCGAGGTCGGTGGCGTCGATGAGCATGCGGCCGGAGAGATGGTCGACCGGGAGGGTCTGGACGGAGCCGTCGACGAGGTCGGACAGCGGCGCGGTGACGCCCTGGAGGCTGGACTCGATCGTCACTTCGCCGACCACGTCACTCTGTACTCCCTGGGCGCGGATCGCGATGTCGTCGTACTTCCCGTTCCACGCCTGGGTGAGGAACGGGAAGCCGTGCACCGTGACTTCGGGATCCGCGGTGAGCGACGCGCCGGCCCGCAGTTCCCTCGACACCCGGTACTCCGCGTAGGCCGCCGAACCGAAGTCGACGACGAGACCGAGAGCGACGAGGAACACGATTCCGATGATGAGTTTCCGCACGGCCCCATTGTGACGGACACCGTCGCGGGGAGTATCGGTGCAACCTCCTCGCCGGTCGCCGGGGGTTCGGTGCGACGAACGCCGACGGTGGCGCGCTACTCTGTCACCGACAAAAGTGTCGATACCTTCAGTGTCGATCTACCTGGACCGGCGGATGAACGATCCATCGGCCTGCCGGGTACGACGGCGACGAGATGGGAGGCTGTGTGGAGCTGCTGCTTCTTACCTCCGACCCGAACCCCGAGGCAGTGCTGCCTGCCCTCGCCCTGCTGGCGCATTCGGTGCGGCCCGCCCCGACGGAGGTGTCCTCTCTCCTGGAAGCGAGCTCCGCCGACATCGCGCTGGTGGATGCGCGCACCGACCTCGCGGCGGCGCGCGGACTCTGCAGGTTGCTGGGTAGCACGGGTTCCGCGGTTCCCGTCGTGGCGGTGCTCACCGAGGGCGGCCTGGTGGCCGTCAATTCCGACTGGGGTCTCGACGACATCCTGCTCCCCGGCACCGGACCGGCCGAGGTGGACGCCCGCCTCCGGCTGCTGGTCGGGCGTGCCGGCGGCGTCGCGAGCCCGGAGGCGTCGGGCAAGATCACGCTGGGCGAGCTGGTCATCGACGAGGGCACGTACACGGCTCGCCTGCGCGGACGCCCCCTCGACCTCACCTACAAGGAGTTCGAACTCCTCAAGTACCTGGCGCAGCACGCGGGTCGCGTGTTCACCCGCGCGCAGTTGCTGCAGGAGGTGTGGGGATACGACTTCTTCGGCGGCACCCGCACGGTGGACGTCCACGTGCGTCGTCTGCGGGCGAAGCTGGGCAGTGAGTACGAATCCTTGATCGGTACAGTCCGCAACGTCGGCTACAAGGCCGTCCGTCCCACCCGCAGCAAGTCGGGGGCGCCGGTTCCGCCGGTCGACGACCTGGACGCAGACGACGTGGACTTCGAGTCCGCCGAGGGGCAGGCATTCCAGTGAGTGTTCCGGTGCAGTCCTGGATCGATCGACTCGACGGCAGACAGGCCGCGGCTGTGGCCGCCCTGCTGGAGCGCGCGACGGTGGCGGACGGAACCGCGCCCGTGTCGGAGCAGGGGGTGCTTGCCGTGTCCGGTGCCGGTGGCGGCGACGTGCGGCACCTGGTGGAGACCGACGGCGATCGCATCGTCGGATACGCGCAGCTGCAGCCCGGGCACGGCGAGCACCCCGCAATGGCCGAACTCGCGGTCGACCCCGAGTCGCGTGGCCGGGGAATCGGCGGCCGGCTGGTCACCGAGGTCCTGTCCGAGGGTGGTCCGGACGCGCGGGTGTGGGCACACGGCAACCTGCCCGCGGCGCAGGCGGTCGCGCAGCGGCTCGGTCTGAGCGGTGCGCGCGAACTGCTGCAGCTCCGGCGCCCGCTGGAGGGCGCGGAACTTCCGGAACTTGTTGTACCGGACGATATTTCGATCCGTGAGTACCGTGGCGTCGAGGATGACCCCGAGGTGCTGCGGGTCAACGCGGCCGCCTTCGCCTGGCATCCCGAGCAGGGATCGTGGACCGACCGCGACATCGCCGAACGTCGCGCGGAGGACTGGTTCGACCCGGCAGGTCTGTTCATGGCGTTCGCCGCGTCGGACGAGACGCGGTTGCTCGGATTCCACTGGACCAAGGTGCATCCCCAGCAGGGCGACGAGCCGGCCATCGGTGAGGTCTACGTGGTGGCTATCGGACCCGACGCCCAGGGCCGCGGTCTCGGCCGGTTGCTCACACTCGCCGGACTGCACTACCTGCGGGACCGCGGACTCGGTGCCGTGCTGCTCTACGTCGAGGGCGACAACGCGTCGGCGTTGCACACCTACGACCGGCTCGGGTTCGAGCGGTTCCACACCGACATCGCGTACGCGCGCGGCTGAGGTTCCCCTCTACTTCGGCACCGGCCGTTCGTCACGGAAATATGGGCAATTGTCCGGTCTGTTCACTTTCCGTTCACCGATCGTGGCCCAACTGGACATTAGCTACCCCTAGGTTTCTCCGTGGGCAGCGCCGTGTTGCCTGGTGCAGGATTCTCGAGATCCGCGCCTCATGTCGCCGCCCGATCGCGGGCGAGACGGTATTTCCGGAGGACTAGGTGAATCTCAAGCGCAGTGGCGCCCTGCTCGGTGCAGTGGCCCTGGGTGCCATGACCTTGGCCGCGTGTGGCAGCGACAACAATGCGGCGTCGAGCGACGTCGACGCGTCCGCATCGACCGCGACGTGCGAGGGCAAGGCCAACCTCTCCGCGGCCGGTTCCTCGGCCCAGAAGAACGCCATGGACCAGTTCGTCTCCACCTACATCTCCGTGTGCCAGGAAAAGGGCAAGACGGTCAACCTGGCGTACAACCCCAGCGGTTCCGGCGACGGACGCACCCAGTTCATCGCCGGCCAGATCGACTTCGCCGGTTCCGACTCGGCGATCAAGGCCGAGCAGGCGGAGCAGGCCAAGGCCCGCTGCGTCGGCGGCGAGGCGTGGAACCTTCCCCTCGTCTTCGGACCCGTCGCTGTCGCCTACAACCTCGACGGCGTCAAGGACCTGGTGCTGAACGGCGAAGTGACCGCCAAGATCTTCAACGGCACCATCAAGAAGTGGAACGACCCGGCG
It includes:
- a CDS encoding DUF1416 domain-containing protein: MCGAPVQTQTLPAGVDVEKETVITGRVLAADGQPIGGAFVRLLDGGGEFTAEVVASGTGDFRFFAAPGDWTVRALSSSGNGTATVSPTSAGVHNVDVTVGE
- a CDS encoding sulfurtransferase → MARSDVLVSADWAEQNLNAPKTVFVEVDEDTSAYDGGHIEGAIRLDWRKDLQDGVRRDFLNQQQFSDLLSAKGVANDDTIVLYGGNNNWFAAYAYWYFKLYGHQDVKLIDGGRKKWELDGRPLSKETVTRAATQYKADAPDLTIRAFRDEVIDAIGNKNLVDVRSPDEFSGKILAPAHLPQEQAQQRGHIPTAINIPWSTTANEDGTFKSDDDLENLYSEKGYDESKPTIAYCRIGERSSHTWFVLKEILGKSDVKNYDGSWVEYGSLVGAPIELEVH
- a CDS encoding DUF4395 domain-containing protein, whose amino-acid sequence is MSTTLEPAQVDVRGPRFAAWVTTAVLVAVLVVSTFSLVAAGILLALQAIVFAAGAATGPRRSPYGQIFGTLVAPRLAPVSEREPTAPLRFAQLVGFVFAAIGTVGFLTGSGLVGAVATAFALFAAFLNAAFGFCLGCQIYPLVARLRPA
- a CDS encoding co-chaperone YbbN gives rise to the protein MTGITLLVIALVAAAALGLVWQRRQGKVRGSGETTADVTDERRRLLEEAGVGVGSAEHPRTATVLHFSADWCGPCAAVRRVVGQVVADLDGEPEPPMEVEVDIDEYPTLAKELGVLSLPTTFILDADLQQRFRVSGVPSAADLRAALGPLTRPPASNS
- a CDS encoding LmeA family phospholipid-binding protein; translation: MRKLIIGIVFLVALGLVVDFGSAAYAEYRVSRELRAGASLTADPEVTVHGFPFLTQAWNGKYDDIAIRAQGVQSDVVGEVTIESSLQGVTAPLSDLVDGSVQTLPVDHLSGRMLIDATDLGRFLDIPDLQVSAPPASKSDGTGGSGGSGMPTAGGVVLTGTVPVGPIDTTVSVQADLVLDGGQVKIVASDFYFGPEGHADFTIPEPLAPAILGLFTRTIDPRELPFGVQPTEVYAEGSQIVIEGVGDNLTIDLDELQSR
- a CDS encoding response regulator transcription factor: MELLLLTSDPNPEAVLPALALLAHSVRPAPTEVSSLLEASSADIALVDARTDLAAARGLCRLLGSTGSAVPVVAVLTEGGLVAVNSDWGLDDILLPGTGPAEVDARLRLLVGRAGGVASPEASGKITLGELVIDEGTYTARLRGRPLDLTYKEFELLKYLAQHAGRVFTRAQLLQEVWGYDFFGGTRTVDVHVRRLRAKLGSEYESLIGTVRNVGYKAVRPTRSKSGAPVPPVDDLDADDVDFESAEGQAFQ
- the mshD gene encoding mycothiol synthase, whose translation is MSVPVQSWIDRLDGRQAAAVAALLERATVADGTAPVSEQGVLAVSGAGGGDVRHLVETDGDRIVGYAQLQPGHGEHPAMAELAVDPESRGRGIGGRLVTEVLSEGGPDARVWAHGNLPAAQAVAQRLGLSGARELLQLRRPLEGAELPELVVPDDISIREYRGVEDDPEVLRVNAAAFAWHPEQGSWTDRDIAERRAEDWFDPAGLFMAFAASDETRLLGFHWTKVHPQQGDEPAIGEVYVVAIGPDAQGRGLGRLLTLAGLHYLRDRGLGAVLLYVEGDNASALHTYDRLGFERFHTDIAYARG